One window of Manihot esculenta cultivar AM560-2 chromosome 17, M.esculenta_v8, whole genome shotgun sequence genomic DNA carries:
- the LOC110605264 gene encoding two-component response regulator-like APRR2 isoform X3: MVCTANDLSAWEDFPKGLRILLLEEDSNSAAELKSKLEAMDYIVSIFCNENEALSAISNEPESFHVAIVEVGTSNSNGRFEFLEAAKDLPAIMISNIHCLSIMMKCIALGAVEFLRKPLSEEKLRNIWQHVVRKAFNAGGNVQSESLKPVKDYVASMLQIKVETEEAKNESLERIENGSPAQENEHEQSSGSDKYPAPSTPQLKQGARLLDDGDCQDHTNCSAEKESEGESKSVENTCAMTEVTLQVNHPQSLSETLIKEEDDLADCVKCENNVSNSPQNKGNLNNPDGNAQTPDKASGLHNSYGTRVIRKKMKVKVDWTAELHKKFVQAVEQLGVDQAIPSRILEVMKVEGLTRHNVASHLQKYRMHRRHILPKEDDRRWSQQRSYYQHKPIMAYPPPHSNHTFQLSPVYPVWGAAAGQPPGVQMWCSSPGYSPWLPSESWYWKPYPGMHAEAWGCPVMPPPQSPYSSSPQNATVFHSDGIVDNGCNGPQNSFDLHPAEELVDNIVKEAINKPWLPLPLGLKPPSTDSVLAELTRQGISRLPSHINFSNSM, from the exons ATGGTTTGTACTGCTAATGATTTATCAGCATGGGAGGATTTTCCAAAGGGCCTCAGGATCCTTCTCCTCGAGGAAGATAGCAATTCTGCTGCAGAACTAAAATCTAAACTCGAAGCAATGGATTACATTG TGTCTATATTCTGCAATGAAAATGAAGCTCTGTCAGCAATTTCAAACGAACCTGAAAGTTTCCATGTTGCTATTGTTGAG GTGGGTACAAGCAATAGCAATGGGagatttgagtttcttgaaGCTGCCAAGGACTTGCCTGCCATCA TGATTTCAAACATTCATTGCCTGAGCATCATGATGAAGTGCATAGCG CTTGGTGCGGTTGAGTTCCTTAGGAAACCTCTCTCTGAAGAGAAGCTGAGGAACATATGGCAGCATGTGGTTCGCAAG GCATTTAATGCAGGAGGAAATGTCCAGTCTGAATCACTAAAACCTGTCAAAGATTATGTAGCTTCAATGCTGCAGATCAAAGTAGAAACTGAAGAGGCAAAGAATGAGAGCTTGGAGAGAATAGAAAATGGATCTCCAGCTCAAGAAAATGAGCATGAGCAGTCATCAGGTAGTGATAAGTACCCAGCTCCTTCAACCCCACAATTAAAACAAGGAGCTCGGTTATTGGATGATGGGGATTGCCAAGATCATACTAATTGCTCAGCAGAAAAAGAGAGTGAGGGAGAATCTAAATCTGTCGAAAATACTTGTGCAATGACTGAAGTAACTCTGCAGGTAAACCATCCTCAGAGCTTAAGTGAGACTCTGATCAAAGAGGAGGATGACTTGGCTGATTGTGTCAAGTGTGAGAATAATGTATCTAACAGTCCACAAAACAAAGGCAATCTCAACAATCCTGATGGAAATGCTCAAACCCCAGATAAAGCTTCTGGTCTTCATAATTCGTATGGGACGAGAGTTATTCGAAAGAAAATGAAGGTAAAG GTAGACTGGACAGCTGAGCTGCATAAAAAATTTGTGCAGGCAGTGGAGCAATTGGGTGTAGATCAAGCCATTCCTTCAAGAATACTAGAGGTGATGAAAGTGGAAGGCTTGACAAGGCATAATGTAGCAAGTCATCTCCAG AAATATCGAATGCATCGGAGACATATTCTGCCAAAGGAAGATGATAGGAGATGGTCACAACAAAGGAgttattatcaacataaacCTATCATGGCCTATCCTCCACCTCACTCTAATCATACTTTCCAACTAAGTCCTGTGTATCCTGTCTGGGGAGCAGCTGCTGGTCAACCACCTGGTGTCCAAATGTGGTGCTCCTCACCTGGCTATTCCCCATGGCTGCCATCGGAAAGTTGGTATTGGAAACCTTATCCAGGG ATGCATGCAGAAGCATGGGGTTGCCCAGTGATGCCGCCACCTCAAAGTCCTTATTCTTCCTCACCTCAA AATGCTACAGTTTTTCACAGTGATGGAATTGTTGATAATGGGTGCAATGGTCCACAAAATTCATTTGACCTCCATCCG
- the LOC110605264 gene encoding two-component response regulator-like APRR2 isoform X4, translating to MVCTANDLSAWEDFPKGLRILLLEEDSNSAAELKSKLEAMDYIVSIFCNENEALSAISNEPESFHVAIVEVGTSNSNGRFEFLEAAKDLPAIMISNIHCLSIMMKCIALGAVEFLRKPLSEEKLRNIWQHVVRKAFNAGGNVQSESLKPVKDYVASMLQIKVETEEAKNESLERIENGSPAQENEHEQSSGSDKYPAPSTPQLKQGARLLDDGDCQDHTNCSAEKESEGESKSVENTCAMTEVTLQVNHPQSLSETLIKEEDDLADCVKCENNVSNSPQNKGNLNNPDGNAQTPDKASGLHNSYGTRVIRKKMKVDWTAELHKKFVQAVEQLGVDQAIPSRILEVMKVEGLTRHNVASHLQKYRMHRRHILPKEDDRRWSQQRSYYQHKPIMAYPPPHSNHTFQLSPVYPVWGAAAGQPPGVQMWCSSPGYSPWLPSESWYWKPYPGMHAEAWGCPVMPPPQSPYSSSPQNATVFHSDGIVDNGCNGPQNSFDLHPAEELVDNIVKEAINKPWLPLPLGLKPPSTDSVLAELTRQGISRLPSHINFSNSM from the exons ATGGTTTGTACTGCTAATGATTTATCAGCATGGGAGGATTTTCCAAAGGGCCTCAGGATCCTTCTCCTCGAGGAAGATAGCAATTCTGCTGCAGAACTAAAATCTAAACTCGAAGCAATGGATTACATTG TGTCTATATTCTGCAATGAAAATGAAGCTCTGTCAGCAATTTCAAACGAACCTGAAAGTTTCCATGTTGCTATTGTTGAG GTGGGTACAAGCAATAGCAATGGGagatttgagtttcttgaaGCTGCCAAGGACTTGCCTGCCATCA TGATTTCAAACATTCATTGCCTGAGCATCATGATGAAGTGCATAGCG CTTGGTGCGGTTGAGTTCCTTAGGAAACCTCTCTCTGAAGAGAAGCTGAGGAACATATGGCAGCATGTGGTTCGCAAG GCATTTAATGCAGGAGGAAATGTCCAGTCTGAATCACTAAAACCTGTCAAAGATTATGTAGCTTCAATGCTGCAGATCAAAGTAGAAACTGAAGAGGCAAAGAATGAGAGCTTGGAGAGAATAGAAAATGGATCTCCAGCTCAAGAAAATGAGCATGAGCAGTCATCAGGTAGTGATAAGTACCCAGCTCCTTCAACCCCACAATTAAAACAAGGAGCTCGGTTATTGGATGATGGGGATTGCCAAGATCATACTAATTGCTCAGCAGAAAAAGAGAGTGAGGGAGAATCTAAATCTGTCGAAAATACTTGTGCAATGACTGAAGTAACTCTGCAGGTAAACCATCCTCAGAGCTTAAGTGAGACTCTGATCAAAGAGGAGGATGACTTGGCTGATTGTGTCAAGTGTGAGAATAATGTATCTAACAGTCCACAAAACAAAGGCAATCTCAACAATCCTGATGGAAATGCTCAAACCCCAGATAAAGCTTCTGGTCTTCATAATTCGTATGGGACGAGAGTTATTCGAAAGAAAATGAAG GTAGACTGGACAGCTGAGCTGCATAAAAAATTTGTGCAGGCAGTGGAGCAATTGGGTGTAGATCAAGCCATTCCTTCAAGAATACTAGAGGTGATGAAAGTGGAAGGCTTGACAAGGCATAATGTAGCAAGTCATCTCCAG AAATATCGAATGCATCGGAGACATATTCTGCCAAAGGAAGATGATAGGAGATGGTCACAACAAAGGAgttattatcaacataaacCTATCATGGCCTATCCTCCACCTCACTCTAATCATACTTTCCAACTAAGTCCTGTGTATCCTGTCTGGGGAGCAGCTGCTGGTCAACCACCTGGTGTCCAAATGTGGTGCTCCTCACCTGGCTATTCCCCATGGCTGCCATCGGAAAGTTGGTATTGGAAACCTTATCCAGGG ATGCATGCAGAAGCATGGGGTTGCCCAGTGATGCCGCCACCTCAAAGTCCTTATTCTTCCTCACCTCAA AATGCTACAGTTTTTCACAGTGATGGAATTGTTGATAATGGGTGCAATGGTCCACAAAATTCATTTGACCTCCATCCG